TCGCCGGGCAGGCCTTGGCTACGCGATTCGAGGTTCCGCACTTCCATACGCCCCACTCGATCGGCGCCTGGAAACGCGACAACATGGACGGCGATCCCGCGGAACTCGAAACGAAGTACAACTTCAAGCAGCGAATTCGCGAGGAAAAGGTCGTCTACGACGAGTGCGACGCGCTGATCGCGACGACCCCGGCGCAACGGAAACTGCTGTTGGCAAGCGAGTACGACGCATCGCCCGAGAAGATCTGCGTCATTCCTCCGGGGTACGACGATCGGCGGTTCTTTCCCGTATCGCGGGCGACGCGGATGACGCTGAAGCACGAATTGAATCTCGAAGGGAAGATCGTGCTTGCTCTGGGGCGCATGGCCAAGAACAAGGGTTACGACCTCCTGCTGCAGGCGATGCCGGTCGTGTTCGAGCGGATTCCCGACTGCCGGCTGATGCTGGCTGTCGGGTCGAGCGAGCCGTCGCCCGGCGAGGTCGCGCAGATCGACGAATTGAAACGCTTGGCCGCGACGATGGGAATCGCCGATCGCGTGCTGTTTCATGACTACGTCAGCGACGATCAGTTGCCCGACTGCTATCGAGCGGCGGATTTGTTCGCCCTCTGCAGTCGGTACGAGCCGTTCGGCATGACCGCAGTCGAGGCAATGGCCTGCGGCACGCCGACGGTCGTGACGACCGAGGGGGGACTGTGGGAGCAAACCGTCTGGGGGCTCGACGCGGTGTTCGCCAATCCCTTCGACCCTCCTGCGTTCGGCCATGCCATTGCCGCAGTGCTGCAGCACGAGGGGGTCGCGGCGCAATTGGCCAAGCACGGTTCGCAGAAGGCGCGGGCGCGGTTCACGTGGACGGGGATCGCGCACCAGTTGCTGTGCCAACTGCAAAGTCGGCACGTCACGGCGGGCGACGCCCCGTACGATTGGAATCAGCAAGTCGAACCGGCGACGGAGGTGGAGACATGGAGCGGCATTTCCTCCTTGTGAGCGACGTCGACGGCACGCTGCTGGGAGACGACCCGGCCACGGTGGCGTTCGCTGCGTGGCATGAGCGGCGCCGCGAGGTTCGGCTGGCGCTGAACTCGGGGCGGTTCACGGCTTCATTGCAGCGGTCGATCGAGCGGACAGCGCTGCCGGCTCCGGACGCCCTCGTCGGCGGCGTGGGGACCGAAATCCGCTTGGGGCCCGATTGGGACCTGCTCGACGGTTGGCCTGCTGCGGACGGTTGGAATGCGGCGGTCGTTCGCGAGGCGCTCGAAAACCATCCCCGTACGCGGCTGCAGGAGGAAGAGTTTCTGTCCGAGCACAAGATCAGCGCGCATGCGGTCGACCTGACCCCGGGCGAACTGGTCGAGATCGAGGAGGCGCTCGCTGCCGCGGGGGTCGCGGCGCGCGT
The window above is part of the Pirellulales bacterium genome. Proteins encoded here:
- a CDS encoding glycosyltransferase, which produces MSAPSLGRILMISTHGYVAAEPEFGKPDTGGQVVYVLELSKCLGRMGYEVDVLTRQFEDQPAVERIDERVTLRRFPCGGREFIPKETLCDSIPEWVEGVSRWLRRESRPVTLINSHYWDAGLAGQALATRFEVPHFHTPHSIGAWKRDNMDGDPAELETKYNFKQRIREEKVVYDECDALIATTPAQRKLLLASEYDASPEKICVIPPGYDDRRFFPVSRATRMTLKHELNLEGKIVLALGRMAKNKGYDLLLQAMPVVFERIPDCRLMLAVGSSEPSPGEVAQIDELKRLAATMGIADRVLFHDYVSDDQLPDCYRAADLFALCSRYEPFGMTAVEAMACGTPTVVTTEGGLWEQTVWGLDAVFANPFDPPAFGHAIAAVLQHEGVAAQLAKHGSQKARARFTWTGIAHQLLCQLQSRHVTAGDAPYDWNQQVEPATEVETWSGISSL
- a CDS encoding HAD-IIB family hydrolase, with amino-acid sequence MERHFLLVSDVDGTLLGDDPATVAFAAWHERRREVRLALNSGRFTASLQRSIERTALPAPDALVGGVGTEIRLGPDWDLLDGWPAADGWNAAVVREALENHPRTRLQEEEFLSEHKISAHAVDLTPGELVEIEEALAAAGVAARVVYSSARDLDVLPCGVDKGTAALRLASHWGIPPERVIVAGDSGNDAAMFRIGARGILVGNAQADLRKAAAGDVYPAAASYAAGVIEGAEYWLARLSSSGYLPVASRSSVTPH